GCTTGGAATGTTGAATACGAATAATCAGTGGTTCTTATTAAGGTTAAAAACTCTCTCTCCCTTTTTCTTCTAGTTTTTTGGTTAAGTTTTATAAAAGAAAAAACAATTATAAGCTAATATTTGTTTTTGTTTATAGAAGATTAGGCGAATAACTTTTTTGTATCAGGTGGAACTGTTAACAGACTTATTATTATCACGAATAATAGTGATATAAAAAATGCTGGGAGCATACCAGGTACTATCAGCTCAGTAGGCATAGAAGAAGAAATGCCGAACTTGTCCCAGATTATCACCGTGGCTGTACCTGAGATCATACCAGCTATCGCTCCCCATTTAGTAGTACGCCTCCACCAGAGCGATAATATAATCAGGGGGCCGAAGGAGGCTGCTAAACCACCCCATGCAAAAGCTACAAGGAAATATATGACTCCTCCCTGTAGAGCAAGCAAAAAAGCTATTATTGATAGTAATACAACAGATATCCTGCTGAGAAGAACTAGTTTTTTCTGGTTTACCTCAGGATTTATAAGCTTATGATATACGTCTTCAACAATCGCTGATGTTGCCACAAGAAGCTGTGAATCAGCAGTTGACATAATAGCAGCTGTTATAGCAGCTATAGCTATACCTGCCGCCCACTCTGGGAGTAGGTTCATGACTAGAAGAGGCATTACTTTTTCTGGATCCGGCAGTTCTTTGAACATAGCAAGACCTATGATCCCTATTAGTACTGCTCCCCAGAGACTGATAATAACCCAAGTCATACCTATTAGTGTGCTGTTCCAGATTTTTTTCTCATCTTTTATAGCCATATATCTTGTTATGATGTGTGGTTGCCCAGGGTAACCAAAGAACCATGACATACTAACAAAAGCAAACAATAGGAATATCAGGCCGCTATATCCAAATCCTGGTGATATCGTGTTTATATTTATTTGTCCTATTTCTGTAAAAATTGTGTCTAATCCACCTAGTTTTATGATACCTACTATTGGTAGGATAAGCAGGATTCCTACCATAAGCATTCCTTGAAATACATCGGTCCATGCAACTGCAACAAAACCCCCCATCAATGTATAAAATGTTATAATTGCAAATCCTAAAATTAGTGCAGAATTGTAGTCCCACCCAAAGGTTTCGCTAAGTATTTTTCCACTTGCTACCATCTGTACTGACACATAAGCTACCATGAAAATGGTGATTATGGTGGTAGCAATACCTCTTATAACGTGCGTATCATCTTTAAATCTGTCCTCCAAGAAATCCGGTATGGTAAGCGCGTGTAATTTATGTGTAAACCTTCTAAGCCTTTTTGCTATTATACTCCAGTTGAAAAGGGTACCTAATGAGGCCCCTATCGCAGTCCAGAACGCTGCTATTCCATACATAAACCCTCTGCCTGGTAACCCCATCACTAGCCATCCACTCATATCTGATGCTTCAGCGCTTATAGCAACCGGCCAACTCCCTAATTTCCTCCCCGCTATCAAGAAATCATCAAGGGTTTTATTGAATTTTGAGGACCATATGCCTATCAGCACAAGAATGATTAGATACACTATGAACGCCAGGATTATTATGCTCATCTTGTCCTCCGTTTATACCAATATAGATAAAATGTTGTAGCAATTATCACAAAGAACACTGGTAGCACCAAAAACAACCAGGTTTCAACAGGTATCTTTATTTCTTTTACCGCGGGCATAGGTTGTTCAAATGTTTGAGCATCAAAACAATATATTTTTCCATTTGTAGACCCAACATATATTCTTCCATCACATGCCACTGGTGAAGACACGATAGGTTTTGTAACATAGTTATATATCCCCTCTATATGATAATCAGGAGCCACACTCCATTCCAAACCCCCGTCTTCTGCGTTTACCGCATAGAATCTACCGTCACTAGATCCAAAGAATACAAAACCTCCATAAACCGTTGGAGATGACTTTATACCACCATCTGTTGAGAAAAACCATCTCAACGTCCCATCATCCACATCAAGTGCATACATATTATTGTCTTCAGAGCCAACATAAATCATATCTTTATATATAACTGGAGAAGAATCAATACCCCACCCAGCAGTAAACCTCCATTTTAGTTTTCCTGTTTTAGCATCTAATGCATATAGATTGTTATCCCAAGACCCAAAATAAACAAAGTCGTTAGATATAAGTGGCGATGAACAAATCGCCTGTCCTGTTTTATATTTCCATTTTACTTCCCCATTTTTTGTATCAATGGCATAGAGATATCCATCATTTGAACCAACATACAAAACATTTTTGTTTATCACTGGTGAGGAGTATATCTCTCCTTTTGTCTCAAATTTCCATTTTAAGTCACCATTTTCTGAGTTTAAGGCATAAACATTATTGTCATGGGAGCTACAATATACAACTCCCTCTAAGAAAGCAGACTTTGATGAAACTGTACCAATATCCTCCCTCGCCCATATAATATCCCCTGAATTTTTATCTAACGCATACAAACCATCGCTAGATCCTATATACACAGTGTTGTCAAATATAATAGGAGATGATGTACTACTACAACCTATGTTTTTCTCCCATAGTTGTCTGCCAGTTTTTCCATCTAACGCGAATATTTCTCCATTCCAGGATGTAGCATATAATATATTATCAGATATAGCTGGGGAGGAGTAAACCGCGTTTCCAAGTTCATTCCCTTTGGTTTCATACTTCCATAAAATACTACTTTTTTTCCTTTCATTGCTTGTTTTTTTCTGATCCGTAGTATAGTATTTGTTAGGTGATGATAACGCATAAAGTTGCACCCATCCGCAGGCAGGCATATCTGTATAACCTGGTTTTACCTTTTTAAACGGGTGCTCACTAGCTATAAAATCTGTACCATCTGGTTTACCCATAAAAGCCCAGAAACCAAAATCATTCACCAGCTGAGAATCTGTTATCTTACAATCCATAGATCCACTGTGAATCGGAGATGTAGTCATAATTTTCTTTGCAACATCAACATCTATTTTACCGTAATATTCATCTCTTAGTTCCTCGAACTTTATGTCTCTATCACTTGGCACAAATTTTCTACTAACTACTCTTCCAATGACTCCTAGCCCAAAGATCGATGTAAGCTCCCACCTCACCCGGTCATTTTTAACATTATTACAAGACCAGATAAAACCGTTTTTTGTCCTATTTAACCCATAATTATGTAACGCTAACTCTAACGATGCAATCTCTCCTGTCTTAGTATCTCCCATCAACCAATCATTTGCATAAAGGCCATTATTTTTTTTCAAAAGATAACTTATCATTTCATCAATACTATCGGAATATTGTATAGCTTTACGAGATCGAACAACAACAGGGTCTCCTACTTTACTCCAAGGCCCCATTTTGAGACTGGTTCCCATTAATATCATTCCCGCATTATTCTGGTTGAAATCTTCATCGCTCCAAATAAGACCAGGAGAAGTAGTCATAAGAATTCTGTAGCCATCACTTGGTTGGATATCAAGTATCACATTAAAACGCTCTGCGGTATAGAGATGCCACCAAATTCCATCAAAAGCAAACGAAAAAGTAGAATGTGATGCAACAATTCTTCCATCTGCAGTTGCATCACCAGTTGCTATAAAAGCACTACAATGATCTGCATATTCTGTATAAGAAGAAAAACCAGCTTTTAAAAAATTTGAGAGCAACAATTTAACCCTCGATCTAAATGGGTGAATAAAAAGACTCCTAGTTCGAGTTAGCATTTCATACATCTCATTCAACGTTAAGATATCTTTGTAATTCACAGCAGCCCCGTCAACCACGCCGCCTCTATCAGCTACTCCATCAGCTATTCCTTTTATCTCCTGCTTATATTCCTCAGGGTATTTATTCCAAAAAAGCTGCATAGCAGTTCTTTTATGTATCTTCCACGACCATTTCTCCGGAAACAATCTACTCCACCGTTGTATAATATCAACAATTTCAGCAGATGCAAGATAACCATATTGATAGCCCCTTTCGTATGGTTCTCCTTCGATATGAAGATAAATCCATCCTTGTATGTTATAACGATAACCGCCTTTGTAATATTCAGAACCTATGGTTTTAAATTCGTCATGTACCCCCTCTGCTAAATAGTTACTTAGAAACACCTGCAACAATACGATAACTAACAGCATCATACAATATATTTTTTTCATATAGGCTACACAAATATATCTATTTACATTATATATATAAATTATCATTTAAATAATAATAAAAAATTGATGAAAAAAGAAGAATAAACGATTGTTTTATCTGCAGATATTACACCTAATCGCTTTCAGACCACATAATATTCCCAATCGCAGTTAATAAAATCAGTGAAGAGGTTGAGGAGGTATACCATATGGTAAAACCGGTTGAACATCCGGTGTTCTCCAATAGTGAAGATTCTCTATGTTCTCAAGAAGATATAGTAGTACTGGTAAAGATGCTTTCATCCAATGTACAAGTTGGTCATGTTTCCCTATTTTATACCAAGGCTCATAATCCTGTGACAGAAGTTCATAGAGGAAAGATGGTACACGAAATTCCTTAAAACACCAATCCATCACATTACCACTGCTAGTGCCTTTTTCACCTCGATATGTTTCATACTCTGTGTTCTCTTCAACCCAGTCTTTCACGGTGTTAAACACATTTTTTTCCCTCTGTGACAATTCAAAAGGTGGATTTGGGACCAGCCACGGGCTCATAACATTATGTTGTGCTGTATGACAATTAACATAGAGGGAGAAATCACCGTAGCTGAGAGATTTAATCAAATCCCTAATGGCTCTAGACTCTGGCTCTGAGAAGGGCTGTCTACCACAGTTAGTAAAAACACCTAAAAAAGGTATTTTTAAATAAGGAATATTTATCCGACCGAAGAGTTTACCGATGCGAACAACACGCCCTTTTAATTTACCAAAATCTACATCAAAATTCCTGTTTAAATCTATACCATTATAATTCCATCTGGTATTTTGTTGTCTACCATCGGGATTAAACAAAGGAACAATGTAGACCTCAGTAGTATTCAATATGCGAGTAACTGTTGAGTTTTTACCAAAATTAATAAGAAGATACTCAGCTAGATAAAGACAGATTTCACCAGCTTCCCATTCGTTGCCGTGGATGCAACCATCTATAAGACATGAATATTTTTTACCATTGATGTTTTCATTTGTTATTTTAATGCACCAGATCTCTCTACCTTGAACACTCTTACCTATTGAATATAGGTATGTCAAATCAGGGAAATCTTCATTAAACTCATTTAGTTTTTTCTCGGTGGCATAATAGTCATGATACTGCCCATCGTTCCAATTGGGCAGTATAGCCAAATGATCTAATGGGGATTTGGGTGTCAAGGCCTCTGGTGCTTTTGACTCTTTTTGTTCCAAACAACCAGCAAAAAGTATTACAAGCAAAATACAAGTGACGAATAGTATTTCTAAATTAGCTAACCTGCAGTGATTCATTTTTTGCTAACCTACCACTATTATTTTATTAGTTTTATTATATATATAGTTTGTTATCTTATTATCTAATTTTTCCTCTTAGTATCTTTTTCAACATATCTTGATATAGCCTTTTTTACTGTTTGTTTTATTAGATGAATGCTAATCAACTGTCCTAATTTTTCTTTAATTTTCTAGACTTATGTGTGCCTAAATCCTGTGGTTTAACTTTCGTCCAAAATTTATGGCCTAAGCATCTTATCCCTCAGATGATCTACGGCAGGTATCATTATGCTGATACTTGTTGGCAAAAAATCTATTAACATCTTTCGAGCGGAAATCTATAGCATTTATGTCATAGATGAATCGCATAGATATTTGTTGTTAAAATTCCATTAGTATTTTCTTTCGCTCGAGGGTAAAGCCATGCAATTTTATTGCGTGTAACGGCTGCTATTGCACTCAAATTTTATAATTAAAATAATCTTAATTATATTTTAATTAGTGTGTGATAAGATATAATAAGCGAAAAATATATCAAACGATTGGTGTTAACTCGATTCACGGTATTAACAGTTTATGTCTAGCAAAATCTTTTTAAATTAACAATAGCTAATCAATTTTTAGAGGGAGGTAAGAAAAATATGAGGAAAAATGTGTTTTTAGTTGTAGGAATCCTAATTGTTAGTGGATTCGCGGCTAGTAACGTATCAAGTTTTACAAATACGCAGACAACAAACGATTTTGAAAAAATGTTTTCAATAGATGATTTATCAGCAAGAATACATTTTTATGCAATGCATCCAGAGTTTAGCAATTTACAAAAAGTAGATCAGTTTAACCAAAACCCGTTTAATGGCAGGGATTACCCAATAGGTACAATAATATGGCAATATTATATCACAGGTGGTTCTGATAATAGTGTAAAAGCCATTGCTCCTATTGAGGATATTAATGCCGATGGTAAAATAGATGTTATTGTTTGTTCAGAAGACTATAATGTTAGATGTTTTTCTGGAGGAGCAATTGGCACTGGATCTGTTATTTGGACCCGATATATTTATTCAGGTAGTCTTAACTATCAAAATGAACTAGCTATTATTCCTGATATTAACAGTGATGGTTATGATGATATAATAGTTGGTACACCATGGGGTTCTCGTTCAATTATAGCAATTTCAGGTTTAAATGGTAATATAATCTGGACGCATGATACACATGAATATGGTGGTGGCGGTTGGGTTTACCAAGTTGATTGCAGATATGATTATAATAATGATGGAGTAATTGATGTACTTGCAGCAACAGGTGATGATTCAACAGATACCGGCCCAAAAAGAGTTTATTGTTTAAATGGATTAAATGGTAACTCAATATGGGAATGTCCTCTTGGTGGACCTGGTTTTTCTGTAATTGGTGTACAAGATTTCACAGGTGATGGTAAACCAGATGTTATAGCAGGATCCTCAAATGAGGCAGAAACTATAGGTTATGTAAAAGGTATCAGTGGTGCAAATGGTGCACTGCTTTGGTCATTTACAGCAGCAGGATCCTCTGTATGGGCTTTAGAGCAAACAGATGATATCAATGGTGATGGAATAAAAGACGTAATTGCTGGTGATTTCAGTGGACATATTTATGGTTTAAATGCAGCAAATGGGGCTCAGCTATACAGCACTTCAATTGGTTCAGTAATTATTCAAAGATTTGCTAAATTAGTAGATATAAATAGTGATGGTCATCCAGATTTTGTTCCAGAACATAGTACATATCATACAACCCAAGCAATTGATGGTCAAACTGGTGGTATAATCTGGAATCGTGATGTCGCAGATCAACCATGGAGAGCAGCAAGAATACCAGATATAAGTGGTGACAACAAAGATGATGTTTTAGTTGGAACAATGTACAATAACAATTATTGTTATTTCCTCAATGGTGTTGATGGTACAGATTTAGTAACACCAATTGCATATGGTGAGGCAATTGATGGATTAAATGCAATTCCTGATGTTGTAAATGATGGTTCCTGGGAGATGGTTGCTGGTGGGAGAAATGGGAAATTAACATGTTTTTCAGGAGGACTTGATGCTGGGAATAGTCCACCAACAAAACCTGTGATAAATGGACCAAGTAATGGAATTGTTGGGGTAACCTATGAGTTTTCCTTTGTATCAACCGATCCTGAAAATGAAGATATTTACTATTTTGTTGACTGGGGTGATGGTAGTAACACTGGTTGGTTTGGACCATTTGAATCAGGTGTTCCAGTAACAAAAAGTCACAGCTGGCTTTCAACAGGTAATTATTACATTAAAGCAAAAGCAAAAGATGAAAAAGGTGCAGAAAGTGGCTGGTCAAATACATATCCTTTTATCGTAACTGAAAACCAACCTCCAAATACACCAGAAATATCAGGACCAACAAGTGGGAAACCAGGAGTAGAACTAACATATACAGTTATGACAACAGATCCTAACAATGATGATGTATACTACTACATTGACTGGGGAGACAACTCAAACACAGGGTGGATAGGACCAAATGCATCAGGAGGAACAGTGACAGTTAAACATACGTTTACAAAGAAAGGAACATACACGATTAACTACAGAGCGAAAGACATCTATGGTCTACAAAGCGGTTGGGGTACACTGAAAGTAACCGTACCGAGAACAAAGGTACCACTCATAAATAGATTACTGGATAGATTCCCAAACCTGTTCCCAATACTTCGACACTTATTAGGGCTATAAAAGACCTGAACAAAACTTAAAAAAACTCTCTCTTTCTTTTTATCCAGATTTTTTTTCATCAAATTTTTTCTTCCAAATAAAACTAACAACATAAGTAAAAACAATACTGAATACAAGTAACAAAACTGGTGTAACCACATTCTGCAAAAGCTGAAAGTTAACAATAAATAAAACACCGAAAGAAACAAGCATAACACCAGACAAAAGCTTCAAAACACGACCATGCCACTCACTAAGCTTAAGGCGACCAAGAGTAAAAACAAAAATAAGAACAATGACAATCAACGGAATCACATAAACAACGTTATAGAAAAATATGTACAAATAAGAATCAAACATAGACAGGTTATACAACCTAAGCTGATTTGTAAAAACAAGGGGAAAACCAGATGTGCAGAGAAGCTCATAAAAATTAACGGTGGCAGCAAGAACAATTGTACCAAAAATAACAGCAGTGATCTCAAGGTTTTTAACAAGGTCTCTCATACGTTTAAACAAACCAGGTTTTTTCTCATCAGGTATACTCAGAGAAACACCTTTTTTAAAAAAGAAGAAATCCTTTATATTAACAATGCCAAGAACAACCACTATACAACCTAAAATAATTGTTAAAACATCAATAAAACCACCAACTACAAAGAGAACATTATATAAAACAAACATAAACAGGTAATACCAAAAACCAGAAAAAAATATGAAAACACCACCAACAAGAAGCATGCGTCTACGAGAACGAGCATACAACATAAGGTTCAAAAGAAAAATCAAAATAAAAAAAGCACAGGGGTTGAAACTATCAAGACAACCAAGGACAATAGTCAGAACAGGTAGAGAAAGACTAGTAACATTAACCACTATCCTATAACCAAAAAAATCAACAACCAACTCCTGACCGCGGGTCTCATTTGTAGTTGTACCATTTAGATAAGCATCAATCACCCTGCTGATATCCAAAACAGTGAAATTCTGCCTGTTAAGCACCGTGGAATTAAAACTGCTCTTAATATAGACAAAAGGAAATGAAACGCTATAGTTTCTACTAATAGCTTGGTATTCCTTATAGTTTGTAACATTATTAGCTATATCCTTCCAGTTAACAGTGATCTTGTCTTTATATTTCTCAGCTGTCTCATTTACAATCGGGAATTTTGTTTTACAGCTACCGCATTTGCTGCTATAAAAGAAATCAACAGTTACCTTATTATTATCAGCTAAAACTGATTGAGCAATGAAACTAAATAAAACAAAAAAAACTGCAAAAAACAACATTTTCTGAGAATATTTTTTTTTCATAATTTTTTCATCCAAAATGGCTAAGTTGAATAAAAAACTATTCCTTTATTTTAGGGTAGAACCAAAATTCTAAATACAACAAACAATATCCAATAAACCTGGAGTGGTTGTTTAAAAAAAGAAAATAAAATTTGGGTGGAGGAAAAATCTTTTGGAAACAACTACGACTATTGAGATACTTAGATCAACTATAGGCAACCCAGTTACTAGGAAGATTATATCAGGTTTTGGTTTCTGTGAAAAATGTGGTAAACATAGTATAGAGATAGCCTTGGAGCTCTACGTTGGTGAGAGAAAAAAAGCATGTCTTAGATGCAGGTTAGCTGAAAAAAACCTTAGCAGTGTAGTAAAAACAGGTGGCAAAGCATTTGGTGTGAACGAAGAAACACTTAAAGAACAATTTCGCCATCCATCGTGGAGAAAAGCCCTCGCCAATGTGTTAACAGGTATATCACGTTTTGGTGTACAAAAACCGTTTGTAACAGGCGCACCATTTCTAGTAGTGTGGGATGTTACTTATGCCTGTAACCTGAGATGTAAACACTGTTATGCAAATGCTGGTAAAACACTGGAGGACGAGCTAACAACAGAAGAAGCCTTGGAGACGATAGATAAACTGGATCATGCGTCTGTACCCATCATAGCATTCTCAGGTGGGGAACCACTAGTCAGAAGAGATATATTCAAATTAACCAGGTATGCACAAGAAAAAGGCATCTACGCAGCTATTGCAACCAATGCGACACTTATAACAAAACAAAAGGTTAAGGAGATGAAAAAAAACGGGGTTGGTTTCGTGCAAATAAGCCTAGACGGAGCCACGGCAGAAACCCATGACCGTTTTAGAGGAATAGATGGTGTATTCAACAAAACAATACAGGGGATAAAAAACTGTGTGGAACAAAATTTTTTTGTGAACATAGCGACAACAGCAACCAAATACAACTACCAGGAAATACCAAGGATTATAGATTTATGTGAACAACTACATGTAGAGTGGTTCATGATATACAATTTTATACCAACTGGGAGAGGACAGTTTATAGCAGAAAATGATCTCTCGCCACAAGAAAGAGAACAGCTACTAAAAACACTATGGGATAGATTAAAAAAGGGTAGTAAAGTCAATGTGTTATCAACGGCACCACAGTTCGCACGTGTGGCGTTAGAATCAGAGATAAACCAGGATGAAAAAATCATACCAACACATTTCGCAAACCCAACTTTATCAGGTAAACTAGTAAACCTAGCAGAGTTCATAGGTGGATGTGGATGCGGGAGAGTTTATTGCGCAATAAAACCAAATGGTGACATAGAACCATGTGTATTCTTCCCTTTAACTATAGGTAACATAAAAAAAGATGATTTTGGGGATCTATGGAAAAACAACCAGATCCTAAAAGAACTCCGAAACAAAGACAAACTACAGGGAAACTGTGGGCAATGCAGCTACCGCTACTACTGCGGGGGATGCAGGGCAAGGGCATACGGCTACACTGGCAATTACCTGGGACCAGACCCTGGTTGTATAAAAAACCAAATGCTAATACAACAACCACAGTGTTAATAACCAAACAAAATTGTTTTTTTTAGAAGAATGTTGGATTGGGGAGGTGGAGAGGAAGAGAGGAGGTGAAAGGATGGAAAAAAAATAATTTTTTTTTCCTCCCTCAAGTCCAACATTTCATGTTATACTTTGTTTTTTTCTTTATAAACGATTTGTTGTACAATTGTTACCAGATTTCTTTTACAACTCTTACCAAAAAAAAATTATTTTTTCACTTTTTATTATTAAATTAATTTTGCTAAACCGAGTTCATAATCATACCAATAATGTCGTAACAGTTTTAAGGAATTAAAATACGTTTGTGGAGCATAATGAAATCCTTTTACACTCTCACGATATAATTTGAATGCGGTGTTTTTTGCAAAATATGAATAAATGTTTAACCCTAGTTTACCCAAACGTTTTAGCGTTTTATTATATCTATCTAAAATATTTTTGAATCCTTTACAAAGAGTATTACACTCTATAATAATATTTTGAGTCTCATTTATACGTTCAGATAAGTCATCTTTTAATATTTCTAAATCTTGTTTGAAATTAGTCATATTTTCAAGTAATGGATAGATTAGCTCTATTATAGTAAGTGTTTTTGTTGTATTTTCTAAGTATGTATTATATAAATTAAAGTACCAAATAACCCAGTATGTTGACTCATAACCAAGAAAGTTATTTGGTACATCTGGATTAATATCTTCGATAATCTCTAATATTGCTGAAAGATTATTATTTAATTCATTAATAGATATAATAGTATCATTAATACTAATTTTAATTTCATTAAGGACATTAGCTGTGTCTGTATAATCAATTAGATTAGCAGTTTTTTCCCAGACCTCTAATATAAAAGAAATATTTCTACTATTAATTGTGTTCAAATCTGTAATTTCATTTGAAGTCAAATAGTATAAAGCGTTGCTAATTATAGTATTTCCAACATATAATCTCTTCTCATCTTGCGCCCAGCAAAGACTTTCGGGATGGGTACTAAAAATCATTACTTTTCCCTTGCCAAAATTTGATGAAATCCAACTAGCTGATCCGTTAAAATTGTCGTTGAAATTATGGAAGCGAGCAACGACATGCGCGTTTTCTCCTAAATACGCAAAGTACGGTCCTCCACCATATTTATCTGGGACAATATCATCTAGTCCAAAGGTTACTGGATGTGACTCATCTACTATCTTTGCCTCGATATGTTTTGGGGTATAATTTACAACCTGTTTGCAAATTACATCTGATAATGCAAGGATTACAAGACTATTTAAATTTGGATTATAAGCACGTCTTTTAAGATAAATAGGTAAAGATCCAATATATAGCCCACTTGAAGCACTATAGGCACCATAACAGGAACCTATGTAACCACCTCCATTGGAAACAAAACTTCTAATTGTCTTTGATATCTTAGAGTTTAGATCTTCATTGATTTGATATAAACCAGCAGATAATCCCTTATGAAATGATGAATATCCTATACAAGAACCAGCCCAAATAATTATATTATATGCTGAATTATTCAATTTATCTTTTATTTTTGTTTCAGGTACAAAGTCAAAGTTTAAAAAACCACAATTTCTTGAAACCTCTAAATAGTGTTCCTCTCCACCTGCAAAAAGACTTTGATATTGAGCAATTTTTAATTCTGATAATGGATATG
Above is a genomic segment from Candidatus Thermoplasmatota archaeon containing:
- a CDS encoding thioredoxin domain-containing protein; the encoded protein is MKKKYSQKMLFFAVFFVLFSFIAQSVLADNNKVTVDFFYSSKCGSCKTKFPIVNETAEKYKDKITVNWKDIANNVTNYKEYQAISRNYSVSFPFVYIKSSFNSTVLNRQNFTVLDISRVIDAYLNGTTTNETRGQELVVDFFGYRIVVNVTSLSLPVLTIVLGCLDSFNPCAFFILIFLLNLMLYARSRRRMLLVGGVFIFFSGFWYYLFMFVLYNVLFVVGGFIDVLTIILGCIVVVLGIVNIKDFFFFKKGVSLSIPDEKKPGLFKRMRDLVKNLEITAVIFGTIVLAATVNFYELLCTSGFPLVFTNQLRLYNLSMFDSYLYIFFYNVVYVIPLIVIVLIFVFTLGRLKLSEWHGRVLKLLSGVMLVSFGVLFIVNFQLLQNVVTPVLLLVFSIVFTYVVSFIWKKKFDEKKSG
- a CDS encoding FG-GAP-like repeat-containing protein — translated: MRKNVFLVVGILIVSGFAASNVSSFTNTQTTNDFEKMFSIDDLSARIHFYAMHPEFSNLQKVDQFNQNPFNGRDYPIGTIIWQYYITGGSDNSVKAIAPIEDINADGKIDVIVCSEDYNVRCFSGGAIGTGSVIWTRYIYSGSLNYQNELAIIPDINSDGYDDIIVGTPWGSRSIIAISGLNGNIIWTHDTHEYGGGGWVYQVDCRYDYNNDGVIDVLAATGDDSTDTGPKRVYCLNGLNGNSIWECPLGGPGFSVIGVQDFTGDGKPDVIAGSSNEAETIGYVKGISGANGALLWSFTAAGSSVWALEQTDDINGDGIKDVIAGDFSGHIYGLNAANGAQLYSTSIGSVIIQRFAKLVDINSDGHPDFVPEHSTYHTTQAIDGQTGGIIWNRDVADQPWRAARIPDISGDNKDDVLVGTMYNNNYCYFLNGVDGTDLVTPIAYGEAIDGLNAIPDVVNDGSWEMVAGGRNGKLTCFSGGLDAGNSPPTKPVINGPSNGIVGVTYEFSFVSTDPENEDIYYFVDWGDGSNTGWFGPFESGVPVTKSHSWLSTGNYYIKAKAKDEKGAESGWSNTYPFIVTENQPPNTPEISGPTSGKPGVELTYTVMTTDPNNDDVYYYIDWGDNSNTGWIGPNASGGTVTVKHTFTKKGTYTINYRAKDIYGLQSGWGTLKVTVPRTKVPLINRLLDRFPNLFPILRHLLGL
- a CDS encoding sodium/proline symporter — its product is MSIIILAFIVYLIILVLIGIWSSKFNKTLDDFLIAGRKLGSWPVAISAEASDMSGWLVMGLPGRGFMYGIAAFWTAIGASLGTLFNWSIIAKRLRRFTHKLHALTIPDFLEDRFKDDTHVIRGIATTIITIFMVAYVSVQMVASGKILSETFGWDYNSALILGFAIITFYTLMGGFVAVAWTDVFQGMLMVGILLILPIVGIIKLGGLDTIFTEIGQININTISPGFGYSGLIFLLFAFVSMSWFFGYPGQPHIITRYMAIKDEKKIWNSTLIGMTWVIISLWGAVLIGIIGLAMFKELPDPEKVMPLLVMNLLPEWAAGIAIAAITAAIMSTADSQLLVATSAIVEDVYHKLINPEVNQKKLVLLSRISVVLLSIIAFLLALQGGVIYFLVAFAWGGLAASFGPLIILSLWWRRTTKWGAIAGMISGTATVIIWDKFGISSSMPTELIVPGMLPAFFISLLFVIIISLLTVPPDTKKLFA
- a CDS encoding C45 family autoproteolytic acyltransferase/hydrolase, encoding MKKIYCMMLLVIVLLQVFLSNYLAEGVHDEFKTIGSEYYKGGYRYNIQGWIYLHIEGEPYERGYQYGYLASAEIVDIIQRWSRLFPEKWSWKIHKRTAMQLFWNKYPEEYKQEIKGIADGVADRGGVVDGAAVNYKDILTLNEMYEMLTRTRSLFIHPFRSRVKLLLSNFLKAGFSSYTEYADHCSAFIATGDATADGRIVASHSTFSFAFDGIWWHLYTAERFNVILDIQPSDGYRILMTTSPGLIWSDEDFNQNNAGMILMGTSLKMGPWSKVGDPVVVRSRKAIQYSDSIDEMISYLLKKNNGLYANDWLMGDTKTGEIASLELALHNYGLNRTKNGFIWSCNNVKNDRVRWELTSIFGLGVIGRVVSRKFVPSDRDIKFEELRDEYYGKIDVDVAKKIMTTSPIHSGSMDCKITDSQLVNDFGFWAFMGKPDGTDFIASEHPFKKVKPGYTDMPACGWVQLYALSSPNKYYTTDQKKTSNERKKSSILWKYETKGNELGNAVYSSPAISDNILYATSWNGEIFALDGKTGRQLWEKNIGCSSTSSPIIFDNTVYIGSSDGLYALDKNSGDIIWAREDIGTVSSKSAFLEGVVYCSSHDNNVYALNSENGDLKWKFETKGEIYSSPVINKNVLYVGSNDGYLYAIDTKNGEVKWKYKTGQAICSSPLISNDFVYFGSWDNNLYALDAKTGKLKWRFTAGWGIDSSPVIYKDMIYVGSEDNNMYALDVDDGTLRWFFSTDGGIKSSPTVYGGFVFFGSSDGRFYAVNAEDGGLEWSVAPDYHIEGIYNYVTKPIVSSPVACDGRIYVGSTNGKIYCFDAQTFEQPMPAVKEIKIPVETWLFLVLPVFFVIIATTFYLYWYKRRTR
- a CDS encoding M14 family zinc carboxypeptidase; its protein translation is MNHCRLANLEILFVTCILLVILFAGCLEQKESKAPEALTPKSPLDHLAILPNWNDGQYHDYYATEKKLNEFNEDFPDLTYLYSIGKSVQGREIWCIKITNENINGKKYSCLIDGCIHGNEWEAGEICLYLAEYLLINFGKNSTVTRILNTTEVYIVPLFNPDGRQQNTRWNYNGIDLNRNFDVDFGKLKGRVVRIGKLFGRINIPYLKIPFLGVFTNCGRQPFSEPESRAIRDLIKSLSYGDFSLYVNCHTAQHNVMSPWLVPNPPFELSQREKNVFNTVKDWVEENTEYETYRGEKGTSSGNVMDWCFKEFRVPSFLYELLSQDYEPWYKIGKHDQLVHWMKASLPVLLYLLENIENLHYWRTPDVQPVLPYGIPPQPLH